From a single Lineus longissimus chromosome 16, tnLinLong1.2, whole genome shotgun sequence genomic region:
- the LOC135500063 gene encoding insulin-like growth factor 2 mRNA-binding protein 2 isoform X2: MPKVWIGNLAKDVIVDNIQKVLDDHGLIPSDIQLKRGYAFVEFPTQETTDSAISQLNGFSLLESVMQVEPSMSANKGNSQTNGGRRMTNKIALKNLPSYVNREEVKGMCDKYGTVQKIEQAAEGDGQFIVTFESPDQAQQAVDAIHGQDYQGQCMKVHPLFNRDNRDRKNNMNRNNDNRGGNDNRNDRDRGDRRNMRRKDEYPLRYTTPQSNEFMHRKNYDLGGRPGPNNQRRKDEYPLRILVKSDCVGAVIGSKGVTITDITKRCKAGVDVLRQSKEEKFRLPETPIFIYGNPENASNACKEILSIVQNETKEDAVVLKLLVEDRHCGSIIGKGGKNIKTLRENSCAKIHVSQQNPHPFNWDRIIEIRGSLENVCEAEKEISQKVCACHQNEKRNEFQPMIPVQYMMPHAHGGPGGMGGYGGGHGGNHYMNHSGRPYLLPPKGFNQGGHMDMHNPLKSHDMGLQTTYQMGGYGNQMVNGGMQGPYGGMQQEAEEETFIKVPDGAASIIIGPKGNNIRQIKAESGAYIHIDPEKKDKNDPTPPRIPEGVPVPKDPKMRVITVRGCRDAQWKAHLNVFTCLKAQGFAECNDEVRLTVMMKVPCHCVGKVIGKQGHNVKTIQKQTGAIVKLPDGDSSVHCGSEDYKFVEVTGSYTATQAALCRIKSKINPQGNGGGGYQNERGYQNERREHREGGHPGHHHEGPHYHNHNGK, translated from the exons ATGCCGAAAGTTTGGATTGGTAACTTAGCGAAGGATGTCATCGTGGATAACATTCAGAAAGTGTTGGACGACCACGGCCTCATTCCTTCCGACATTCAGCTGAAAAGGGGCTACGCGTTCGTCGAGTTCCCTACCCAGGAAACTACCGATAGCGCTATTAGCCAACTCAACG GATTTTCTTTACTTGAGTCCGTCATGCAAGTTGAGCCGTCAATGTCTGCCAACAAAGGAAACAGTCAAACTAACGGTGGTCGACG AATGACCAATAAAATCGCACTTAAGAACCTACCATCATACGTTAACCGGGAGGAGGTGAAAGGAATGTGCGATAAGTACGGGACTGTGCAGAAAATCGAACAAGCGGCCGAAGGGGACGGACAATTCATTGTAACTTTCGAATCTCCAGATCAAGCCCAACA GGCTGTGGATGCCATCCACGGACAAGACTATCAAGGACAGTGTATGAAAGTACACCCATTATTCAACCGGGATAATCGCGATCGCAAGAACAACATGAACAGAAATAATGACAATAGGGGAGGAAACGACAACAGAAATGATCGCGATCGGGGTGATCGCAGAAACATGCGGAGGAAGGATGAATACCCCCTCAGGTATACAACACCCCAATCTAACGAATTTATGCACCGCAAAAATTACGATCTCGGTGGCAGACCTGGCCCTAACAACCAGAGGAGGAAGGACGAGTATCCACTCAG AATCCTGGTGAAAAGCGACTGCGTTGGTGCTGTTATTGGCAGCAAGGGTGTAACAATCACAGACATAACAAAAAGGTGCAAAGCTGG TGTGGATGTGCTAAGACAGTCAAAAGAAGAGAAGTTCAGACTGCCCGAAACGCCCATCTTCATCTACGGTAACCCTGAGAACGCGAGTAACGCCTGTAAAGAAATCTTGTCAATTGTACAGAATGAAACTAAAGAAGACGCTGTTGTACTTAAACTGCTCGTTGAGGACCGACACTGTGGTAGCATTATCGGCAAGGGTGGGAAGAACATCAAGACCCTGAGGGAAAATAGCTGTGCTAAAATCCATGTCTCACA ACAAAATCCACATCCCTTCAACTGGGATCGTATTATTGAGATTCGTGGCAGCCTGGAAAACGTGTGTGAAGCAGAGAAGGAAATTAGCCAGAAGGTGTGCGCTTGCCATCAAAATGAGAAACGAAACGAGTTCCAGCCGATGATTCCAGTCCAATATATGATGCCACATGCACACGGTGGGCCTGGTGGGATGGGTGGATATGGTGGAGGCCACGGTGGGAACCATTACATGAACCACAGTGGTCGACCCTATCTCCTT CCCCCTAAAGGTTTCAACCAAGGTGGTCACATGGACATGCAT AATCCTTTGAAGTCCCATGACATGGGTCTACAGACTACTTATCAAATG GGCGGCTATGGTAATCAGATGGTCAATGGAGGCATGCAGGGGCCGTATGGTGGCATGCAGCAGGAGGCAGAGGAAGAAACGTTTATCAAG GTTCCCGATGGTGCTGCATCTATCATCATTGGCCCCAAGGGTAATAACATCCGGCAAATCAAAGCAGAGTCTGGTGCATACATTCACATCGATCCCGAGAAGAAGGACAAGAACGACCCCACCCCACCTCGTATCCCTGAAGGAGTTCCTGTACCTAAAGATCCCAAAATGAGAGTGATAACTGTGAGAGGGTGTAGGGATGCCCAATGGAAG GCTCATTTGAACGTATTCACATGCTTGAAAGCCCAAGGCTTCGCTGAATGCAATGATGAAGTTCGACTAACAGTTATGATGAAAGTACCATGTCATTGTGTTGGCAAAGTGATTGGCAAACAAGGTCACAAT GTGAAAACCATCCAAAAGCAAACCGGTGCCATTGTGAAGCTCCCCGATGGTGACTCTAGTGTACATTGCGGCTCTGAGGACTACAAGTTTGTCGAAGTGACTGGAAGTTACACTGCCACGCAAGCTGCCCTATGCCGCATCAAGTCCAAAATAAATCCACAAGGAAATGGCGGCGGTGGCTATCAAAACGAACGTGGTTATCAAAACGAACGTCGTGAACATCGGGAAGGTGGACACCCGGGCCATCATCACGAAGGTCCCCATTACCACAACCACAATGGAAAGTAA
- the LOC135500063 gene encoding insulin-like growth factor 2 mRNA-binding protein 1 isoform X1 has product MPKVWIGNLAKDVIVDNIQKVLDDHGLIPSDIQLKRGYAFVEFPTQETTDSAISQLNGFSLLESVMQVEPSMSANKGNSQTNGGRRMTNKIALKNLPSYVNREEVKGMCDKYGTVQKIEQAAEGDGQFIVTFESPDQAQQAVDAIHGQDYQGQCMKVHPLFNRDNRDRKNNMNRNNDNRGGNDNRNDRDRGDRRNMRRKDEYPLRYTTPQSNEFMHRKNYDLGGRPGPNNQRRKDEYPLRILVKSDCVGAVIGSKGVTITDITKRCKAGVDVLRQSKEEKFRLPETPIFIYGNPENASNACKEILSIVQNETKEDAVVLKLLVEDRHCGSIIGKGGKNIKTLRENSCAKIHVSQQNPHPFNWDRIIEIRGSLENVCEAEKEISQKVCACHQNEKRNEFQPMIPVQYMMPHAHGGPGGMGGYGGGHGGNHYMNHSGRPYLLPPKGFNQGGHMDMHNPLKSHDMGLQTTYQMGHNFPNQPYQGGYGNQMVNGGMQGPYGGMQQEAEEETFIKVPDGAASIIIGPKGNNIRQIKAESGAYIHIDPEKKDKNDPTPPRIPEGVPVPKDPKMRVITVRGCRDAQWKAHLNVFTCLKAQGFAECNDEVRLTVMMKVPCHCVGKVIGKQGHNVKTIQKQTGAIVKLPDGDSSVHCGSEDYKFVEVTGSYTATQAALCRIKSKINPQGNGGGGYQNERGYQNERREHREGGHPGHHHEGPHYHNHNGK; this is encoded by the exons ATGCCGAAAGTTTGGATTGGTAACTTAGCGAAGGATGTCATCGTGGATAACATTCAGAAAGTGTTGGACGACCACGGCCTCATTCCTTCCGACATTCAGCTGAAAAGGGGCTACGCGTTCGTCGAGTTCCCTACCCAGGAAACTACCGATAGCGCTATTAGCCAACTCAACG GATTTTCTTTACTTGAGTCCGTCATGCAAGTTGAGCCGTCAATGTCTGCCAACAAAGGAAACAGTCAAACTAACGGTGGTCGACG AATGACCAATAAAATCGCACTTAAGAACCTACCATCATACGTTAACCGGGAGGAGGTGAAAGGAATGTGCGATAAGTACGGGACTGTGCAGAAAATCGAACAAGCGGCCGAAGGGGACGGACAATTCATTGTAACTTTCGAATCTCCAGATCAAGCCCAACA GGCTGTGGATGCCATCCACGGACAAGACTATCAAGGACAGTGTATGAAAGTACACCCATTATTCAACCGGGATAATCGCGATCGCAAGAACAACATGAACAGAAATAATGACAATAGGGGAGGAAACGACAACAGAAATGATCGCGATCGGGGTGATCGCAGAAACATGCGGAGGAAGGATGAATACCCCCTCAGGTATACAACACCCCAATCTAACGAATTTATGCACCGCAAAAATTACGATCTCGGTGGCAGACCTGGCCCTAACAACCAGAGGAGGAAGGACGAGTATCCACTCAG AATCCTGGTGAAAAGCGACTGCGTTGGTGCTGTTATTGGCAGCAAGGGTGTAACAATCACAGACATAACAAAAAGGTGCAAAGCTGG TGTGGATGTGCTAAGACAGTCAAAAGAAGAGAAGTTCAGACTGCCCGAAACGCCCATCTTCATCTACGGTAACCCTGAGAACGCGAGTAACGCCTGTAAAGAAATCTTGTCAATTGTACAGAATGAAACTAAAGAAGACGCTGTTGTACTTAAACTGCTCGTTGAGGACCGACACTGTGGTAGCATTATCGGCAAGGGTGGGAAGAACATCAAGACCCTGAGGGAAAATAGCTGTGCTAAAATCCATGTCTCACA ACAAAATCCACATCCCTTCAACTGGGATCGTATTATTGAGATTCGTGGCAGCCTGGAAAACGTGTGTGAAGCAGAGAAGGAAATTAGCCAGAAGGTGTGCGCTTGCCATCAAAATGAGAAACGAAACGAGTTCCAGCCGATGATTCCAGTCCAATATATGATGCCACATGCACACGGTGGGCCTGGTGGGATGGGTGGATATGGTGGAGGCCACGGTGGGAACCATTACATGAACCACAGTGGTCGACCCTATCTCCTT CCCCCTAAAGGTTTCAACCAAGGTGGTCACATGGACATGCAT AATCCTTTGAAGTCCCATGACATGGGTCTACAGACTACTTATCAAATG GGTCACAACTTCCCAAACCAACCTTACCAGGGCGGCTATGGTAATCAGATGGTCAATGGAGGCATGCAGGGGCCGTATGGTGGCATGCAGCAGGAGGCAGAGGAAGAAACGTTTATCAAG GTTCCCGATGGTGCTGCATCTATCATCATTGGCCCCAAGGGTAATAACATCCGGCAAATCAAAGCAGAGTCTGGTGCATACATTCACATCGATCCCGAGAAGAAGGACAAGAACGACCCCACCCCACCTCGTATCCCTGAAGGAGTTCCTGTACCTAAAGATCCCAAAATGAGAGTGATAACTGTGAGAGGGTGTAGGGATGCCCAATGGAAG GCTCATTTGAACGTATTCACATGCTTGAAAGCCCAAGGCTTCGCTGAATGCAATGATGAAGTTCGACTAACAGTTATGATGAAAGTACCATGTCATTGTGTTGGCAAAGTGATTGGCAAACAAGGTCACAAT GTGAAAACCATCCAAAAGCAAACCGGTGCCATTGTGAAGCTCCCCGATGGTGACTCTAGTGTACATTGCGGCTCTGAGGACTACAAGTTTGTCGAAGTGACTGGAAGTTACACTGCCACGCAAGCTGCCCTATGCCGCATCAAGTCCAAAATAAATCCACAAGGAAATGGCGGCGGTGGCTATCAAAACGAACGTGGTTATCAAAACGAACGTCGTGAACATCGGGAAGGTGGACACCCGGGCCATCATCACGAAGGTCCCCATTACCACAACCACAATGGAAAGTAA
- the LOC135500063 gene encoding insulin-like growth factor 2 mRNA-binding protein 2 isoform X3, with product MPKVWIGNLAKDVIVDNIQKVLDDHGLIPSDIQLKRGYAFVEFPTQETTDSAISQLNGFSLLESVMQVEPSMSANKGNSQTNGGRRMTNKIALKNLPSYVNREEVKGMCDKYGTVQKIEQAAEGDGQFIVTFESPDQAQQAVDAIHGQDYQGQCMKVHPLFNRDNRDRKNNMNRNNDNRGGNDNRNDRDRGDRRNMRRKDEYPLRYTTPQSNEFMHRKNYDLGGRPGPNNQRRKDEYPLRILVKSDCVGAVIGSKGVTITDITKRCKAGVDVLRQSKEEKFRLPETPIFIYGNPENASNACKEILSIVQNETKEDAVVLKLLVEDRHCGSIIGKGGKNIKTLRENSCAKIHVSQQNPHPFNWDRIIEIRGSLENVCEAEKEISQKVCACHQNEKRNEFQPMIPVQYMMPHAHGGPGGMGGYGGGHGGNHYMNHSGRPYLLPPKGFNQGGHMDMHGHNFPNQPYQGGYGNQMVNGGMQGPYGGMQQEAEEETFIKVPDGAASIIIGPKGNNIRQIKAESGAYIHIDPEKKDKNDPTPPRIPEGVPVPKDPKMRVITVRGCRDAQWKAHLNVFTCLKAQGFAECNDEVRLTVMMKVPCHCVGKVIGKQGHNVKTIQKQTGAIVKLPDGDSSVHCGSEDYKFVEVTGSYTATQAALCRIKSKINPQGNGGGGYQNERGYQNERREHREGGHPGHHHEGPHYHNHNGK from the exons ATGCCGAAAGTTTGGATTGGTAACTTAGCGAAGGATGTCATCGTGGATAACATTCAGAAAGTGTTGGACGACCACGGCCTCATTCCTTCCGACATTCAGCTGAAAAGGGGCTACGCGTTCGTCGAGTTCCCTACCCAGGAAACTACCGATAGCGCTATTAGCCAACTCAACG GATTTTCTTTACTTGAGTCCGTCATGCAAGTTGAGCCGTCAATGTCTGCCAACAAAGGAAACAGTCAAACTAACGGTGGTCGACG AATGACCAATAAAATCGCACTTAAGAACCTACCATCATACGTTAACCGGGAGGAGGTGAAAGGAATGTGCGATAAGTACGGGACTGTGCAGAAAATCGAACAAGCGGCCGAAGGGGACGGACAATTCATTGTAACTTTCGAATCTCCAGATCAAGCCCAACA GGCTGTGGATGCCATCCACGGACAAGACTATCAAGGACAGTGTATGAAAGTACACCCATTATTCAACCGGGATAATCGCGATCGCAAGAACAACATGAACAGAAATAATGACAATAGGGGAGGAAACGACAACAGAAATGATCGCGATCGGGGTGATCGCAGAAACATGCGGAGGAAGGATGAATACCCCCTCAGGTATACAACACCCCAATCTAACGAATTTATGCACCGCAAAAATTACGATCTCGGTGGCAGACCTGGCCCTAACAACCAGAGGAGGAAGGACGAGTATCCACTCAG AATCCTGGTGAAAAGCGACTGCGTTGGTGCTGTTATTGGCAGCAAGGGTGTAACAATCACAGACATAACAAAAAGGTGCAAAGCTGG TGTGGATGTGCTAAGACAGTCAAAAGAAGAGAAGTTCAGACTGCCCGAAACGCCCATCTTCATCTACGGTAACCCTGAGAACGCGAGTAACGCCTGTAAAGAAATCTTGTCAATTGTACAGAATGAAACTAAAGAAGACGCTGTTGTACTTAAACTGCTCGTTGAGGACCGACACTGTGGTAGCATTATCGGCAAGGGTGGGAAGAACATCAAGACCCTGAGGGAAAATAGCTGTGCTAAAATCCATGTCTCACA ACAAAATCCACATCCCTTCAACTGGGATCGTATTATTGAGATTCGTGGCAGCCTGGAAAACGTGTGTGAAGCAGAGAAGGAAATTAGCCAGAAGGTGTGCGCTTGCCATCAAAATGAGAAACGAAACGAGTTCCAGCCGATGATTCCAGTCCAATATATGATGCCACATGCACACGGTGGGCCTGGTGGGATGGGTGGATATGGTGGAGGCCACGGTGGGAACCATTACATGAACCACAGTGGTCGACCCTATCTCCTT CCCCCTAAAGGTTTCAACCAAGGTGGTCACATGGACATGCAT GGTCACAACTTCCCAAACCAACCTTACCAGGGCGGCTATGGTAATCAGATGGTCAATGGAGGCATGCAGGGGCCGTATGGTGGCATGCAGCAGGAGGCAGAGGAAGAAACGTTTATCAAG GTTCCCGATGGTGCTGCATCTATCATCATTGGCCCCAAGGGTAATAACATCCGGCAAATCAAAGCAGAGTCTGGTGCATACATTCACATCGATCCCGAGAAGAAGGACAAGAACGACCCCACCCCACCTCGTATCCCTGAAGGAGTTCCTGTACCTAAAGATCCCAAAATGAGAGTGATAACTGTGAGAGGGTGTAGGGATGCCCAATGGAAG GCTCATTTGAACGTATTCACATGCTTGAAAGCCCAAGGCTTCGCTGAATGCAATGATGAAGTTCGACTAACAGTTATGATGAAAGTACCATGTCATTGTGTTGGCAAAGTGATTGGCAAACAAGGTCACAAT GTGAAAACCATCCAAAAGCAAACCGGTGCCATTGTGAAGCTCCCCGATGGTGACTCTAGTGTACATTGCGGCTCTGAGGACTACAAGTTTGTCGAAGTGACTGGAAGTTACACTGCCACGCAAGCTGCCCTATGCCGCATCAAGTCCAAAATAAATCCACAAGGAAATGGCGGCGGTGGCTATCAAAACGAACGTGGTTATCAAAACGAACGTCGTGAACATCGGGAAGGTGGACACCCGGGCCATCATCACGAAGGTCCCCATTACCACAACCACAATGGAAAGTAA
- the LOC135500063 gene encoding insulin-like growth factor 2 mRNA-binding protein 1 isoform X5, whose product MPKVWIGNLAKDVIVDNIQKVLDDHGLIPSDIQLKRGYAFVEFPTQETTDSAISQLNGFSLLESVMQVEPSMSANKGNSQTNGGRRMTNKIALKNLPSYVNREEVKGMCDKYGTVQKIEQAAEGDGQFIVTFESPDQAQQAVDAIHGQDYQGQCMKVHPLFNRDNRDRKNNMNRNNDNRGGNDNRNDRDRGDRRNMRRKDEYPLRILVKSDCVGAVIGSKGVTITDITKRCKAGVDVLRQSKEEKFRLPETPIFIYGNPENASNACKEILSIVQNETKEDAVVLKLLVEDRHCGSIIGKGGKNIKTLRENSCAKIHVSQQNPHPFNWDRIIEIRGSLENVCEAEKEISQKVCACHQNEKRNEFQPMIPVQYMMPHAHGGPGGMGGYGGGHGGNHYMNHSGRPYLLPPKGFNQGGHMDMHNPLKSHDMGLQTTYQMGHNFPNQPYQGGYGNQMVNGGMQGPYGGMQQEAEEETFIKVPDGAASIIIGPKGNNIRQIKAESGAYIHIDPEKKDKNDPTPPRIPEGVPVPKDPKMRVITVRGCRDAQWKAHLNVFTCLKAQGFAECNDEVRLTVMMKVPCHCVGKVIGKQGHNVKTIQKQTGAIVKLPDGDSSVHCGSEDYKFVEVTGSYTATQAALCRIKSKINPQGNGGGGYQNERGYQNERREHREGGHPGHHHEGPHYHNHNGK is encoded by the exons ATGCCGAAAGTTTGGATTGGTAACTTAGCGAAGGATGTCATCGTGGATAACATTCAGAAAGTGTTGGACGACCACGGCCTCATTCCTTCCGACATTCAGCTGAAAAGGGGCTACGCGTTCGTCGAGTTCCCTACCCAGGAAACTACCGATAGCGCTATTAGCCAACTCAACG GATTTTCTTTACTTGAGTCCGTCATGCAAGTTGAGCCGTCAATGTCTGCCAACAAAGGAAACAGTCAAACTAACGGTGGTCGACG AATGACCAATAAAATCGCACTTAAGAACCTACCATCATACGTTAACCGGGAGGAGGTGAAAGGAATGTGCGATAAGTACGGGACTGTGCAGAAAATCGAACAAGCGGCCGAAGGGGACGGACAATTCATTGTAACTTTCGAATCTCCAGATCAAGCCCAACA GGCTGTGGATGCCATCCACGGACAAGACTATCAAGGACAGTGTATGAAAGTACACCCATTATTCAACCGGGATAATCGCGATCGCAAGAACAACATGAACAGAAATAATGACAATAGGGGAGGAAACGACAACAGAAATGATCGCGATCGGGGTGATCGCAGAAACATGCGGAGGAAGGATGAATACCCCCTCAG AATCCTGGTGAAAAGCGACTGCGTTGGTGCTGTTATTGGCAGCAAGGGTGTAACAATCACAGACATAACAAAAAGGTGCAAAGCTGG TGTGGATGTGCTAAGACAGTCAAAAGAAGAGAAGTTCAGACTGCCCGAAACGCCCATCTTCATCTACGGTAACCCTGAGAACGCGAGTAACGCCTGTAAAGAAATCTTGTCAATTGTACAGAATGAAACTAAAGAAGACGCTGTTGTACTTAAACTGCTCGTTGAGGACCGACACTGTGGTAGCATTATCGGCAAGGGTGGGAAGAACATCAAGACCCTGAGGGAAAATAGCTGTGCTAAAATCCATGTCTCACA ACAAAATCCACATCCCTTCAACTGGGATCGTATTATTGAGATTCGTGGCAGCCTGGAAAACGTGTGTGAAGCAGAGAAGGAAATTAGCCAGAAGGTGTGCGCTTGCCATCAAAATGAGAAACGAAACGAGTTCCAGCCGATGATTCCAGTCCAATATATGATGCCACATGCACACGGTGGGCCTGGTGGGATGGGTGGATATGGTGGAGGCCACGGTGGGAACCATTACATGAACCACAGTGGTCGACCCTATCTCCTT CCCCCTAAAGGTTTCAACCAAGGTGGTCACATGGACATGCAT AATCCTTTGAAGTCCCATGACATGGGTCTACAGACTACTTATCAAATG GGTCACAACTTCCCAAACCAACCTTACCAGGGCGGCTATGGTAATCAGATGGTCAATGGAGGCATGCAGGGGCCGTATGGTGGCATGCAGCAGGAGGCAGAGGAAGAAACGTTTATCAAG GTTCCCGATGGTGCTGCATCTATCATCATTGGCCCCAAGGGTAATAACATCCGGCAAATCAAAGCAGAGTCTGGTGCATACATTCACATCGATCCCGAGAAGAAGGACAAGAACGACCCCACCCCACCTCGTATCCCTGAAGGAGTTCCTGTACCTAAAGATCCCAAAATGAGAGTGATAACTGTGAGAGGGTGTAGGGATGCCCAATGGAAG GCTCATTTGAACGTATTCACATGCTTGAAAGCCCAAGGCTTCGCTGAATGCAATGATGAAGTTCGACTAACAGTTATGATGAAAGTACCATGTCATTGTGTTGGCAAAGTGATTGGCAAACAAGGTCACAAT GTGAAAACCATCCAAAAGCAAACCGGTGCCATTGTGAAGCTCCCCGATGGTGACTCTAGTGTACATTGCGGCTCTGAGGACTACAAGTTTGTCGAAGTGACTGGAAGTTACACTGCCACGCAAGCTGCCCTATGCCGCATCAAGTCCAAAATAAATCCACAAGGAAATGGCGGCGGTGGCTATCAAAACGAACGTGGTTATCAAAACGAACGTCGTGAACATCGGGAAGGTGGACACCCGGGCCATCATCACGAAGGTCCCCATTACCACAACCACAATGGAAAGTAA
- the LOC135500063 gene encoding insulin-like growth factor 2 mRNA-binding protein 1 isoform X4: protein MPKVWIGNLAKDVIVDNIQKVLDDHGLIPSDIQLKRGYAFVEFPTQETTDSAISQLNGFSLLESVMQVEPSMSANKGNSQTNGGRRMTNKIALKNLPSYVNREEVKGMCDKYGTVQKIEQAAEGDGQFIVTFESPDQAQQAVDAIHGQDYQGQCMKVHPLFNRDNRDRKNNMNRNNDNRGGNDNRNDRDRGDRRNMRRKDEYPLRYTTPQSNEFMHRKNYDLGGRPGPNNQRRKDEYPLRILVKSDCVGAVIGSKGVTITDITKRCKAGVDVLRQSKEEKFRLPETPIFIYGNPENASNACKEILSIVQNETKEDAVVLKLLVEDRHCGSIIGKGGKNIKTLRENSCAKIHVSQQNPHPFNWDRIIEIRGSLENVCEAEKEISQKVCACHQNEKRNEFQPMIPVQYMMPHAHGGPGGMGGYGGGHGGNHYMNHSGRPYLLPPKGFNQGGHMDMHGGYGNQMVNGGMQGPYGGMQQEAEEETFIKVPDGAASIIIGPKGNNIRQIKAESGAYIHIDPEKKDKNDPTPPRIPEGVPVPKDPKMRVITVRGCRDAQWKAHLNVFTCLKAQGFAECNDEVRLTVMMKVPCHCVGKVIGKQGHNVKTIQKQTGAIVKLPDGDSSVHCGSEDYKFVEVTGSYTATQAALCRIKSKINPQGNGGGGYQNERGYQNERREHREGGHPGHHHEGPHYHNHNGK, encoded by the exons ATGCCGAAAGTTTGGATTGGTAACTTAGCGAAGGATGTCATCGTGGATAACATTCAGAAAGTGTTGGACGACCACGGCCTCATTCCTTCCGACATTCAGCTGAAAAGGGGCTACGCGTTCGTCGAGTTCCCTACCCAGGAAACTACCGATAGCGCTATTAGCCAACTCAACG GATTTTCTTTACTTGAGTCCGTCATGCAAGTTGAGCCGTCAATGTCTGCCAACAAAGGAAACAGTCAAACTAACGGTGGTCGACG AATGACCAATAAAATCGCACTTAAGAACCTACCATCATACGTTAACCGGGAGGAGGTGAAAGGAATGTGCGATAAGTACGGGACTGTGCAGAAAATCGAACAAGCGGCCGAAGGGGACGGACAATTCATTGTAACTTTCGAATCTCCAGATCAAGCCCAACA GGCTGTGGATGCCATCCACGGACAAGACTATCAAGGACAGTGTATGAAAGTACACCCATTATTCAACCGGGATAATCGCGATCGCAAGAACAACATGAACAGAAATAATGACAATAGGGGAGGAAACGACAACAGAAATGATCGCGATCGGGGTGATCGCAGAAACATGCGGAGGAAGGATGAATACCCCCTCAGGTATACAACACCCCAATCTAACGAATTTATGCACCGCAAAAATTACGATCTCGGTGGCAGACCTGGCCCTAACAACCAGAGGAGGAAGGACGAGTATCCACTCAG AATCCTGGTGAAAAGCGACTGCGTTGGTGCTGTTATTGGCAGCAAGGGTGTAACAATCACAGACATAACAAAAAGGTGCAAAGCTGG TGTGGATGTGCTAAGACAGTCAAAAGAAGAGAAGTTCAGACTGCCCGAAACGCCCATCTTCATCTACGGTAACCCTGAGAACGCGAGTAACGCCTGTAAAGAAATCTTGTCAATTGTACAGAATGAAACTAAAGAAGACGCTGTTGTACTTAAACTGCTCGTTGAGGACCGACACTGTGGTAGCATTATCGGCAAGGGTGGGAAGAACATCAAGACCCTGAGGGAAAATAGCTGTGCTAAAATCCATGTCTCACA ACAAAATCCACATCCCTTCAACTGGGATCGTATTATTGAGATTCGTGGCAGCCTGGAAAACGTGTGTGAAGCAGAGAAGGAAATTAGCCAGAAGGTGTGCGCTTGCCATCAAAATGAGAAACGAAACGAGTTCCAGCCGATGATTCCAGTCCAATATATGATGCCACATGCACACGGTGGGCCTGGTGGGATGGGTGGATATGGTGGAGGCCACGGTGGGAACCATTACATGAACCACAGTGGTCGACCCTATCTCCTT CCCCCTAAAGGTTTCAACCAAGGTGGTCACATGGACATGCAT GGCGGCTATGGTAATCAGATGGTCAATGGAGGCATGCAGGGGCCGTATGGTGGCATGCAGCAGGAGGCAGAGGAAGAAACGTTTATCAAG GTTCCCGATGGTGCTGCATCTATCATCATTGGCCCCAAGGGTAATAACATCCGGCAAATCAAAGCAGAGTCTGGTGCATACATTCACATCGATCCCGAGAAGAAGGACAAGAACGACCCCACCCCACCTCGTATCCCTGAAGGAGTTCCTGTACCTAAAGATCCCAAAATGAGAGTGATAACTGTGAGAGGGTGTAGGGATGCCCAATGGAAG GCTCATTTGAACGTATTCACATGCTTGAAAGCCCAAGGCTTCGCTGAATGCAATGATGAAGTTCGACTAACAGTTATGATGAAAGTACCATGTCATTGTGTTGGCAAAGTGATTGGCAAACAAGGTCACAAT GTGAAAACCATCCAAAAGCAAACCGGTGCCATTGTGAAGCTCCCCGATGGTGACTCTAGTGTACATTGCGGCTCTGAGGACTACAAGTTTGTCGAAGTGACTGGAAGTTACACTGCCACGCAAGCTGCCCTATGCCGCATCAAGTCCAAAATAAATCCACAAGGAAATGGCGGCGGTGGCTATCAAAACGAACGTGGTTATCAAAACGAACGTCGTGAACATCGGGAAGGTGGACACCCGGGCCATCATCACGAAGGTCCCCATTACCACAACCACAATGGAAAGTAA